In Nitrospinaceae bacterium, the following proteins share a genomic window:
- a CDS encoding xanthine dehydrogenase family protein subunit M has product MIPASFDYLRPETLEEAIGLLEKHGDEAKLLAGGHSLLPVLKARLASPGVLIDIGRIPALSGITRDEKSLIIGAMTTHYQIESSPEILKLCPLLAETAAEIGDVQVRNRGTIGGAIAHADPAADYPAALIALDAEFVVTGPTGARSYRAENFFEGTFETAMAENEILTSVQVPISQDRSGSAYGNEAQQSSGFAICGVAAIIGLNAEGNVEHASVGITGVTAAAYRATGVERTILGMKPTEENIADAALHATDDVEPFEDLYGSADFRRNLARVWTARTLKKAAQEANE; this is encoded by the coding sequence ATGATTCCCGCTTCGTTTGATTACCTCAGGCCAGAGACCCTGGAGGAGGCCATTGGCCTTCTTGAAAAACACGGCGATGAGGCAAAACTTCTCGCTGGCGGACATAGCCTGCTTCCAGTGCTCAAGGCCCGCCTCGCGAGCCCAGGTGTCCTTATAGACATCGGGCGGATACCAGCCCTCAGCGGCATCACGCGGGATGAAAAATCTCTCATCATCGGCGCCATGACAACCCACTACCAGATTGAAAGCTCGCCCGAGATACTCAAGCTTTGCCCCCTGCTCGCCGAAACAGCCGCCGAGATCGGCGACGTTCAGGTGCGCAATCGGGGCACTATCGGCGGGGCCATCGCCCACGCAGATCCTGCCGCAGACTACCCGGCAGCGCTGATCGCTCTTGATGCGGAATTCGTCGTCACCGGCCCGACGGGTGCCCGCTCCTATCGGGCGGAGAATTTCTTCGAGGGCACCTTCGAGACCGCCATGGCTGAAAATGAAATTCTCACCTCGGTCCAGGTTCCGATCTCCCAAGATCGGAGCGGCAGCGCTTACGGCAACGAGGCGCAACAATCGAGCGGATTCGCCATCTGCGGGGTAGCCGCCATCATCGGGCTCAACGCCGAGGGCAACGTCGAGCATGCCAGCGTAGGCATCACTGGCGTTACTGCTGCCGCCTACAGGGCCACCGGCGTCGAGCGCACTATCCTCGGCATGAAGCCAACCGAGGAGAACATCGCCGACGCCGCTCTCCACGCAACCGATGACGTCGAACCCTTCGAGGATCTCTACGGTTCAGCCGATTTCCGCCGCAACCTCGCCCGTGTTTGGACTGCTCGCACACTTAAAAAAGCCGCTCAAGAGGCAAATGAATGA
- a CDS encoding xanthine dehydrogenase family protein molybdopterin-binding subunit, which yields MAIAPEAPKFIGSPIKRREDPKLIQGLAHYVDDIKLPDMLHMSVVRSPYGRATINGIDYSALIDMPDVVAVYTAGELAGKVGPVPVAGLVPDAKVPAQPVLAEKQVKFAGEPVAVVIAKSSYAASDAAALVDIDYSPEYAVVDLEKAIEPGSPKVHEEYDDNIAFNWELAGGDVEQGLAEADVIINQKIVNGRVAPLALETRGVVASYDVGEDKLTLWSSTQVPHKLRTHISEQIGLSENRMRVITPEVGGGFGSKLNVYREEALASHIARDLGQPIKWIESRSENFLATIHGRGQQGEVELGLKKDGRLTALRYTVLADCGAYYQYLTVAIFTLTGLMIPGPYKLPNVEMKVTGVFTNKIATDAYRGAGRPEATYILERIIDMAAAELGMDPVEIRRKNFPDKSEFPFSTASGLSYDSGDYAGALNKALKNADYEDMRRQQEAARKEGRYLGIGLSTYVEVCGMGPSAALGGQGWESARVRVEPGGKVTVFSGASPHGQGQKTSFAQIVADGLGIDVDNIEVIHGDTDVVPFGVGTFGSRGTVVGGSAVSIASDKVREKMARYAAMKLEADAGDIEFGGGKIFVRGTPEKSADFGDIAGMAYSAIELPPGTEPGLEETHFFEPPNFTFPFGAHVVLVEVDPETGSTKILRYVAVDDVGNQINPLLVAGQVHGGIAQGVGQALEEEILYDTGGQTINGSLMHYALPKAVLFPRFELDHTTTPTDVNPLGAKGVGEAGTIGSTPAVVNAVVDALSPFGVRHMDMPVKPERIWRVVAAKEA from the coding sequence ATGGCAATAGCGCCAGAGGCGCCAAAATTTATCGGCTCTCCCATTAAAAGGCGGGAGGACCCGAAACTCATCCAGGGGCTCGCCCACTACGTGGACGACATCAAGCTTCCGGATATGCTCCACATGTCGGTCGTGCGAAGCCCGTATGGGCGCGCCACCATCAATGGCATCGACTACTCAGCCCTTATCGACATGCCGGACGTCGTGGCCGTCTACACCGCCGGTGAGCTTGCGGGCAAAGTCGGCCCCGTTCCTGTGGCGGGCCTGGTGCCGGACGCCAAGGTGCCCGCCCAGCCGGTTCTGGCCGAGAAACAGGTGAAATTCGCGGGCGAGCCCGTGGCGGTCGTTATCGCCAAATCGAGCTACGCCGCAAGCGACGCGGCGGCTCTCGTCGACATCGATTACAGTCCCGAATATGCCGTGGTGGACCTTGAAAAAGCGATCGAGCCCGGCTCTCCCAAAGTGCACGAAGAATACGACGACAACATTGCCTTCAACTGGGAACTTGCTGGTGGAGACGTCGAGCAAGGCCTCGCCGAGGCCGACGTCATCATAAATCAAAAGATTGTGAACGGCCGGGTGGCACCTCTGGCCCTTGAGACAAGAGGCGTTGTTGCCAGCTACGACGTGGGCGAGGACAAGCTCACGCTGTGGTCCTCAACCCAGGTGCCCCACAAGCTTCGAACACATATCTCCGAGCAAATCGGCTTGAGCGAGAACCGGATGCGGGTGATTACCCCCGAGGTCGGCGGCGGCTTCGGCAGCAAGCTCAACGTTTACCGTGAGGAGGCACTGGCCTCTCACATTGCTCGCGACCTGGGCCAGCCCATCAAATGGATCGAGTCGCGCTCAGAGAATTTCCTCGCCACCATCCACGGGCGTGGCCAACAAGGAGAGGTCGAGTTAGGCCTCAAAAAAGACGGCCGCCTCACCGCCCTGCGCTACACCGTCTTGGCCGATTGCGGCGCCTACTATCAATACCTGACGGTAGCGATCTTCACCTTAACCGGCCTGATGATTCCGGGTCCCTACAAGTTGCCCAATGTCGAGATGAAGGTGACCGGCGTCTTCACAAACAAAATTGCCACCGATGCCTACCGCGGCGCCGGGCGGCCCGAGGCCACCTATATCCTAGAGCGCATTATCGACATGGCAGCTGCCGAGTTGGGGATGGACCCGGTCGAAATCCGGCGAAAGAATTTTCCGGATAAATCCGAGTTTCCCTTCTCGACGGCCTCCGGACTCTCTTATGACAGCGGCGACTACGCCGGCGCGCTCAACAAGGCACTTAAAAATGCAGACTACGAGGACATGCGACGCCAGCAAGAAGCAGCCCGCAAGGAAGGGCGCTACCTGGGCATCGGCCTGTCCACCTATGTCGAGGTCTGCGGCATGGGCCCCTCTGCGGCCCTTGGCGGCCAGGGCTGGGAGAGCGCGCGGGTTCGCGTCGAGCCGGGCGGTAAGGTCACGGTATTCTCCGGCGCCTCGCCCCACGGGCAGGGTCAGAAAACCTCCTTCGCCCAGATTGTGGCCGACGGACTGGGCATCGATGTGGACAACATCGAAGTAATCCACGGAGATACCGACGTCGTTCCCTTCGGCGTGGGCACCTTCGGCAGCCGGGGCACAGTGGTCGGCGGCTCGGCGGTCTCCATTGCAAGCGACAAGGTACGCGAGAAAATGGCTCGCTATGCGGCAATGAAACTCGAGGCTGATGCGGGCGACATCGAATTTGGTGGCGGTAAAATTTTCGTTCGTGGCACGCCCGAGAAATCCGCCGATTTTGGCGATATCGCAGGCATGGCCTACTCCGCGATCGAATTGCCTCCGGGCACCGAACCGGGCCTTGAGGAAACACATTTTTTCGAGCCCCCGAATTTTACTTTCCCCTTCGGTGCCCATGTGGTGCTCGTCGAGGTAGACCCCGAAACCGGGAGCACGAAAATTCTTCGCTATGTCGCCGTGGACGATGTGGGCAACCAGATCAACCCGCTGCTGGTCGCTGGCCAGGTGCATGGCGGCATCGCCCAGGGCGTGGGACAGGCGCTTGAAGAAGAAATCCTCTACGACACAGGTGGCCAGACCATCAACGGCTCGCTCATGCACTACGCCCTGCCCAAGGCCGTTTTATTTCCGAGGTTCGAACTCGATCACACCACTACCCCGACCGACGTGAACCCCCTCGGGGCCAAGGGCGTCGGAGAGGCGGGGACGATCGGCTCTACCCCCGCCGTGGTGAACGCCGTCGTGGACGCGCTCTCTCCTTTCGGGGTGCGCCATATGGACATGCCCGTTAAGCCCGAGCGCATCTGGCGAGTCGTGGCTGCCAAGGAGGCCTAG
- a CDS encoding (2Fe-2S)-binding protein — protein sequence MDISLSINGEVHSFDVEPRTLLVHLLRDHAGLTGTHIACETSVCGACTILLDGEAVKSCTILAVQADGAEITTIEGLAYEGKLHPIQEQFWDKHGLQCGFCTPGMILTAYQILERNPKATEAEIRRGIEGNICRCTGYQNIVDAIAAAGAAAGAQK from the coding sequence ATGGATATCTCACTCAGCATCAACGGCGAGGTCCACTCCTTCGACGTCGAGCCCCGCACCCTGTTGGTCCACCTGCTTCGCGACCATGCGGGGTTGACCGGAACGCACATCGCGTGCGAGACCTCCGTCTGCGGCGCGTGCACCATTCTGCTCGATGGTGAGGCGGTAAAAAGCTGCACCATCCTTGCCGTACAGGCAGACGGGGCAGAAATTACGACCATCGAAGGGCTCGCCTATGAGGGAAAACTCCATCCCATCCAGGAGCAGTTCTGGGATAAACACGGACTTCAATGCGGATTCTGCACCCCGGGAATGATCCTCACCGCCTATCAAATATTGGAGCGCAACCCCAAAGCAACAGAGGCCGAGATTCGCCGCGGCATCGAGGGAAACATATGCCGCTGCACGGGGTACCAAAATATCGTTGATGCGATAGCTGCCGCTGGGGCAGCCGCCGGGGCGCAAAAATAA
- a CDS encoding YncE family protein — MKWNLIQARSRFLGLVLLLVLSFLRPFPALADTSFAYVTHIYATHVSVIDVETSQVITTVPVGLYAFEVVISRDGKRVYVASASGTVTVINTASHSVIATVTLGQSNYVNPGPIAVSPDGGRIYVADLTADIITVIDTNTFNTLDVFQTGDAPNDIEVSPDGTRLYVANRFSESVSVFDTSTNGVVANVTVGIWPYSLAVSPDGGRVYVANQNSNNVSVIDTSTNSVVATVHDRKASAPWGITVTPDGSRVYVSNLMTNSMTVIDTASNTQVPAPGLGYFSVIRPGGIAATPDGNFVYVTSVYNKNLTVIDTRTNSVAGIIPLATRAMSVAIGLRTEVLIEDLQAALATLGLTTGLESALLASIGAAADSLERGNTTSAANQIEAFINKAEAQTGKGLTQAQAENLIVLAEGVIEGFLE, encoded by the coding sequence ATGAAATGGAACTTGATTCAAGCGCGCTCACGGTTTTTGGGGTTGGTTCTTCTCCTTGTCCTGTCTTTCTTGCGACCGTTTCCAGCCCTGGCAGACACGAGTTTTGCCTATGTGACCCATATTTATGCAACACACGTTTCGGTGATCGACGTAGAAACAAGTCAAGTTATCACCACGGTGCCAGTTGGCCTTTATGCTTTTGAGGTCGTAATTAGCCGGGATGGAAAACGCGTCTATGTGGCAAGTGCCTCAGGCACTGTTACGGTGATCAATACGGCCAGCCATAGCGTTATAGCTACCGTGACGTTAGGCCAGTCCAACTATGTAAATCCGGGTCCGATCGCTGTCAGCCCCGATGGCGGACGCATCTACGTAGCCGATCTCACCGCGGACATCATTACCGTGATTGATACGAACACCTTTAATACCCTGGATGTTTTTCAGACGGGAGATGCACCCAACGATATAGAGGTAAGCCCGGATGGAACCCGTTTGTATGTTGCCAATCGATTTTCAGAATCTGTTTCCGTGTTCGATACGTCCACCAACGGTGTGGTGGCCAATGTCACCGTGGGGATATGGCCCTATTCGCTGGCCGTTAGCCCCGATGGCGGTCGCGTGTATGTGGCGAACCAGAATTCCAACAACGTGTCCGTAATTGATACATCCACCAACAGTGTTGTGGCCACGGTGCATGATCGGAAAGCGAGTGCGCCCTGGGGCATCACGGTGACCCCGGACGGGAGCCGCGTCTACGTGTCGAATCTGATGACCAATAGCATGACGGTGATAGACACGGCGTCGAATACCCAGGTGCCGGCTCCAGGCCTCGGATATTTTTCCGTCATCCGGCCCGGGGGTATCGCGGCCACCCCGGATGGAAATTTTGTGTACGTAACAAGTGTTTACAACAAGAATTTGACTGTCATCGACACGAGAACCAACAGCGTGGCCGGAATCATTCCGCTGGCAACAAGAGCCATGAGTGTGGCCATTGGCTTGAGGACTGAAGTTTTGATCGAAGACCTTCAGGCCGCTTTGGCAACCTTGGGGTTGACCACGGGGCTGGAGTCGGCACTTCTGGCGAGCATCGGGGCCGCAGCGGACTCGCTGGAGCGCGGAAATACCACCTCGGCCGCCAATCAGATCGAGGCCTTCATCAACAAGGCCGAAGCCCAGACGGGCAAGGGTCTCACCCAGGCGCAGGCCGAGAATCTGATCGTCCTGGCGGAAGGGGTCATCGAGGGTTTTTTGGAATAA